One window of bacterium genomic DNA carries:
- a CDS encoding class I SAM-dependent methyltransferase, with the protein MMYQESYYNSWGGSELEATVSKQKMAHFERHLNRTRRQALSGSILDVGCAKGHFVDLAITHGYDAYGVEISSYSGTIAGDKVGKDRIHIGTIEAAAFEGKKFDVITMFDLLEHVPDLHETLTTVFSLLKTGGLVYVVTPDAGSLSHLAMGKHWGHYKREHLYYFNRSSLEQLLRKHEFTYVESGSSPKTLSLEYLFQQFETYPVPILTQVAKFFRQLLPSRVKDRTLTLPSGKLYFMARKSGAGS; encoded by the coding sequence ATGATGTACCAGGAGAGCTATTACAATTCCTGGGGCGGGTCAGAGCTGGAAGCTACTGTAAGCAAACAGAAAATGGCCCATTTTGAGCGTCATCTAAACAGGACAAGAAGACAGGCGCTATCAGGCTCAATCCTGGATGTTGGCTGCGCCAAGGGCCACTTTGTAGACCTTGCAATTACCCATGGCTACGATGCCTACGGCGTGGAGATCTCCTCATATTCGGGAACGATCGCAGGCGACAAGGTGGGTAAGGATAGAATCCACATAGGAACGATCGAAGCCGCGGCCTTTGAAGGGAAGAAGTTCGATGTCATTACCATGTTCGATCTTCTCGAGCATGTGCCGGATCTGCACGAAACCCTTACAACGGTATTTTCACTACTAAAAACAGGGGGGTTGGTCTACGTTGTGACTCCCGATGCAGGTTCCCTTTCCCATCTAGCCATGGGCAAGCACTGGGGGCACTACAAAAGGGAGCACCTCTACTACTTTAACCGTTCAAGCCTCGAACAGCTTCTACGGAAACATGAATTCACCTATGTCGAAAGCGGCAGCAGTCCCAAGACCCTCTCACTGGAGTACCTCTTTCAGCAGTTCGAAACATATCCGGTACCCATCCTGACTCAAGTAGCGAAATTCTTTCGGCAACTGCTCCCCTCCCGGGTAAAAGACCGGACATTGACCTTACCATCAGGAAAACTCTACTTCATGGCGCGGAAGTCGGGGGCGGGGAGTTGA
- a CDS encoding lysylphosphatidylglycerol synthase transmembrane domain-containing protein, whose protein sequence is MKKEFLLLIKAAVSGSLLYLVFRRTDLMSILDGVVQLPLWSFLAALILSLTAVMFASFRWGLFIKSHLGRGRVFSFYLAGMFFNTVLPGLVGGDAVKGYYLYKEGSTIPNTVSSLFMDRFLGYVVLLGMGTAAYPFALPVLKGTELVWAFPVILATFITISYLILYRRAGSRFGFIASFLESLDACFVDTGAIGRGLLFSLIVQALNVLTVYILAVGFGLDITILVLMAFLPIIVTLASVPITVSGLGVREASFVVFFGAYGLNGESALALSLAWFGILIATGLVGLIEYLRSGRGVPPTPKEPRINPDLLPSSSP, encoded by the coding sequence TTGAAAAAAGAGTTTTTACTGTTGATAAAGGCAGCCGTCAGCGGCTCCCTGCTTTACCTGGTTTTCAGAAGAACCGATCTGATGTCAATCCTGGACGGTGTGGTCCAACTTCCACTCTGGTCTTTCCTTGCCGCCCTGATCCTCAGTCTCACTGCGGTCATGTTCGCCTCTTTCCGGTGGGGGCTGTTCATCAAATCCCATCTTGGCCGAGGCAGGGTCTTTTCCTTTTACCTGGCAGGGATGTTCTTCAACACCGTTCTTCCCGGTCTCGTAGGAGGTGATGCCGTCAAGGGTTACTACCTTTACAAAGAGGGCAGCACGATCCCCAATACGGTCTCATCCCTTTTCATGGACAGGTTCCTTGGGTATGTCGTCCTCCTGGGAATGGGCACCGCCGCCTACCCCTTTGCCTTACCTGTTTTGAAGGGAACGGAGCTGGTGTGGGCCTTTCCAGTGATCCTGGCGACGTTCATCACCATAAGTTACCTGATCCTATACAGGCGGGCAGGTAGCCGATTCGGTTTTATCGCATCTTTCCTGGAAAGTCTGGATGCCTGCTTTGTAGACACCGGCGCCATCGGCAGGGGACTGCTTTTTTCACTCATTGTTCAGGCCCTCAATGTTTTGACAGTCTATATCCTTGCCGTCGGGTTCGGGTTAGATATAACGATTCTCGTACTCATGGCCTTCCTTCCAATTATCGTCACCCTGGCCAGTGTCCCCATTACCGTTTCCGGCCTGGGCGTCAGAGAGGCTTCCTTTGTAGTATTTTTCGGGGCATATGGCCTTAATGGCGAGTCTGCCCTGGCCCTTTCCCTGGCATGGTTTGGTATCCTCATCGCAACTGGCCTCGTGGGACTGATCGAGTATCTAAGGTCAGGCCGAGGCGTGCCACCTACGCCAAAGGAACCCCGCATTAACCCTGATCTCCTTCCTTCTTCGTCCCCCTGA
- a CDS encoding BlaI/MecI/CopY family transcriptional regulator: protein MLEGVITSKTKINILVKLFLNPAMKAYLRELATEFDVSTNSVRTELNILTENNILQAEKDGRNVYYRANTSHPLFPEISSMVRKITGIDELARSVIERLGNLEEVYLTGDYAEGKDTGIIDIVLVGNIDRAQLDDVLGKTERYIQRKIRPLVLAKEEYNNLLECGALGHTLALWEKRN from the coding sequence ATGCTCGAAGGTGTCATCACATCCAAAACCAAGATCAACATCCTGGTCAAACTTTTCCTGAACCCTGCCATGAAGGCATACCTCAGGGAGTTGGCCACCGAATTCGACGTTTCCACCAACTCCGTCCGCACAGAGCTTAACATCCTCACCGAGAACAATATCCTCCAGGCAGAGAAGGATGGACGTAACGTCTATTATCGAGCCAACACCAGCCACCCCCTCTTCCCCGAAATCTCCTCTATGGTCCGGAAGATCACAGGCATAGATGAATTGGCACGTTCTGTCATAGAACGGCTGGGCAACCTGGAGGAAGTTTATCTTACAGGTGACTATGCCGAGGGGAAGGACACAGGCATTATCGATATCGTTCTCGTGGGCAATATTGATAGAGCCCAACTCGATGACGTCCTCGGGAAAACCGAACGATATATTCAAAGAAAGATCCGCCCTCTTGTTCTGGCAAAGGAAGAATACAATAACCTCCTGGAATGTGGAGCCCTAGGACACACTCTGGCTCTCTGGGAAAAGCGAAATTGA
- a CDS encoding lysylphosphatidylglycerol synthase domain-containing protein — MTDPVLTKNRNRKILLKVTNATFLIIVFVFLGFFLFKNSRTVGSILYNADPYLLGLSLLFHSLFVLFQGTLGVAVLRATGGDIPYVKALPILCLSLMGRYIPGKIWVVSSRISLFSMKGIKTAQIVTATIKEHIFTIFSGLLIAMVFLPAGIIGNQQAYLWGTLILAGFLLLPPSFVYTLINRGLSIFGKQPLESWATRRTVLAFLCLYCINWFVLGSGLILLAKSLYPAIPLTLILPWTGLYSLAVSAGFIAIFSPGGIGVREGIFFLGFSSQLPAVEAGALALMTRLIVTLAEVIVLLAVLSYDRVSRVLPESVPSQEETESGEYQRVGHD; from the coding sequence ATGACAGATCCAGTTCTAACAAAGAACCGAAACAGGAAAATACTTCTCAAGGTCACCAACGCGACCTTTCTCATCATCGTCTTCGTCTTCCTGGGTTTCTTTCTGTTTAAAAACTCCCGCACTGTAGGTTCCATATTGTATAATGCGGACCCGTATCTTCTGGGCCTGTCACTTCTTTTTCACTCCCTATTCGTCCTTTTCCAGGGAACTCTTGGTGTAGCAGTCCTTAGAGCGACTGGCGGCGATATCCCGTACGTCAAAGCACTCCCCATACTCTGTCTTTCTCTCATGGGCAGATATATTCCAGGAAAGATCTGGGTGGTCTCATCCAGAATTTCCCTTTTCTCCATGAAAGGCATCAAGACAGCACAGATTGTCACTGCCACGATAAAGGAACATATATTTACCATCTTCTCAGGACTTCTAATCGCGATGGTTTTCCTGCCTGCCGGCATCATCGGTAATCAGCAAGCTTATCTGTGGGGCACCTTGATCCTTGCCGGATTTCTCCTTCTTCCACCTTCTTTTGTTTACACTCTTATCAATAGAGGGCTTTCCATCTTCGGCAAGCAACCTCTTGAAAGCTGGGCTACCCGCCGCACAGTTCTCGCCTTCCTATGCCTTTATTGTATTAACTGGTTTGTGTTGGGTTCCGGACTTATTCTCCTCGCTAAAAGCCTCTACCCTGCCATCCCTCTGACTTTAATTCTCCCCTGGACAGGGCTCTACTCGCTGGCAGTGTCAGCGGGATTTATCGCTATTTTTTCCCCTGGCGGTATAGGGGTCCGTGAAGGGATCTTTTTCCTGGGATTCTCCTCCCAGCTCCCCGCTGTGGAAGCCGGCGCACTTGCGTTAATGACAAGGCTGATCGTAACCCTGGCCGAGGTCATTGTGCTTCTGGCAGTACTGTCCTACGACAGGGTCTCCAGAGTTTTACCCGAATCAGTTCCTTCCCAAGAGGAAACTGAATCTGGAGAATACCAAAGGGTTGGACATGACTGA
- a CDS encoding class I SAM-dependent methyltransferase, with product MTEKFDARAYWEKRLGEKFDVAGVGWESLGRPYNQWTYWAKKKIFRRIAGSFFQHPANLKVLDIGSGTGFYIERWRELGLADITGCDITATAVENLRQKYPGIEFERVDIGSDIDKRDISSNKYDIVSSFDVLYHIVEDDSFERAISNISNLLKPEGHFFLTDYFFRFRGFRSEHVVGRTMAEYETVLKENGLEILQRLPASVLCFPPSDLKNQLIPILWYTATFPARLVPILGYIYGLFLAPADVLLTKLVKESPGLEFMICKRRR from the coding sequence ATGACTGAAAAATTCGATGCCAGAGCTTATTGGGAAAAGCGACTTGGGGAAAAGTTCGATGTCGCTGGTGTGGGCTGGGAGAGCCTCGGTCGCCCATATAACCAGTGGACCTATTGGGCAAAGAAGAAGATCTTCCGCCGGATAGCAGGCAGTTTTTTCCAACATCCTGCCAACCTGAAAGTCCTCGACATCGGGTCCGGTACGGGATTTTATATTGAACGGTGGAGGGAACTCGGACTTGCTGATATCACAGGTTGTGACATCACAGCTACAGCCGTCGAAAACCTCCGACAAAAATATCCTGGCATTGAGTTTGAGCGGGTCGACATTGGATCCGATATCGACAAGCGCGATATCTCCTCTAACAAATATGACATTGTGTCCAGTTTCGACGTACTCTACCATATTGTTGAGGATGACTCCTTTGAAAGGGCAATATCAAATATTTCAAATCTTCTAAAGCCCGAAGGTCATTTCTTTCTCACTGACTATTTTTTCCGGTTTCGGGGATTTCGTTCGGAACATGTTGTGGGTAGAACCATGGCGGAATATGAAACGGTGCTAAAGGAAAACGGGCTCGAAATCCTGCAGAGGTTGCCTGCTTCCGTACTTTGTTTCCCCCCTTCAGATCTGAAAAACCAGCTGATACCCATATTATGGTACACCGCTACTTTTCCTGCGAGGCTGGTTCCAATACTGGGGTACATATACGGGTTGTTCCTTGCTCCAGCGGATGTTTTATTGACCAAATTGGTCAAAGAGAGTCCAGGACTCGAATTTATGATATGTAAAAGGAGAAGGTAA
- a CDS encoding class I SAM-dependent methyltransferase has product MNPIKKGNSREFYENFHKKQRFPWISRAMQAERLSVISKLIQRFSTDRHARNVLLVGCGSGDDMSLDPNAFGIDLSMKSLGNTKTRFSSSRVLQGDAQVLPFIENSFDLIICSEVIEHLPHRELFLSEAHRVLKKGGILILTTPNWMSWYGLARRLAEALTARPITAAGQPIDHWSTIRSLKAEMTSKFDLTATKGIWFYPPMGKGHMVLPFPLSALVYYLLLPVERVLQIILPSWGHMIAMVARKHQNKSDTALS; this is encoded by the coding sequence ATGAATCCAATAAAAAAAGGAAACTCCAGAGAATTTTACGAAAATTTTCATAAAAAACAAAGGTTTCCATGGATCTCCAGAGCCATGCAGGCAGAAAGATTAAGCGTAATCAGCAAGTTGATCCAAAGGTTTTCAACCGATCGACATGCGAGAAATGTGCTGCTCGTGGGCTGCGGGAGCGGTGATGACATGTCGCTGGATCCAAACGCCTTCGGCATCGACCTTTCCATGAAGTCTTTAGGCAACACCAAGACCCGCTTCAGCTCCTCTCGCGTTCTGCAGGGCGATGCACAGGTTCTACCGTTTATTGAAAACTCCTTTGATCTGATCATCTGCAGCGAAGTCATTGAACATCTGCCGCACAGAGAGCTTTTTTTATCAGAAGCGCACCGTGTCTTGAAAAAGGGAGGGATATTGATCCTGACAACTCCCAACTGGATGAGCTGGTACGGACTGGCTCGCCGGTTGGCGGAAGCGTTGACCGCCAGACCGATAACTGCAGCTGGCCAGCCCATCGACCATTGGAGCACCATTAGAAGCCTGAAAGCTGAAATGACATCAAAATTCGACTTGACTGCAACGAAGGGCATCTGGTTCTACCCACCGATGGGCAAAGGCCACATGGTGCTGCCTTTCCCACTGTCAGCACTCGTGTACTACCTCTTATTACCTGTGGAGAGGGTTTTACAGATCATCCTTCCGTCATGGGGGCATATGATCGCCATGGTAGCAAGAAAACACCAAAATAAATCGGATACGGCATTATCATGA
- a CDS encoding UDP-N-acetylglucosamine 2-epimerase has product MNSCSPLTIFTGTKAMFIKLVPLALEFDRRKWHYRIIDTGQHADLVSHVIEQFGLREPEISLDPGQKGVSTLTGGFAWMLRLLSYMFNSRSALKAKLFEGKEGICFIHGDTVSTLLSCLIAKRAGQKVAHVEAGLRSHNYLHPFPEEIVRVMVMRMADILFAPSPSAMENLQKMGLDHKSHLLPGNTNIDTMRITLSRPQGEIPNVPKEYSLATIHRLETLYSQKKMRLMVDTLIEANSTVPLAFIMHPPTIKRLKKYNLQSRLTAAGIITLPLMDHSTFLHLLKNARFVITDGGSIQEEMSYLGVPCLLLRKTTEREEGIGRNVVLSGMDISKVRNFLHRFGDYRHVSLPNALLSPSACIADVISDLSALDG; this is encoded by the coding sequence ATGAATTCATGCTCTCCTTTGACAATTTTTACCGGCACCAAGGCCATGTTCATAAAGCTGGTCCCCCTTGCCCTGGAGTTTGACAGACGGAAATGGCATTACAGGATCATTGATACCGGGCAGCACGCCGATCTTGTCAGTCACGTTATCGAGCAGTTCGGACTCAGGGAACCAGAAATCTCCCTTGATCCAGGGCAGAAAGGTGTTTCCACACTCACGGGAGGGTTTGCATGGATGCTTCGACTCCTCTCTTACATGTTCAACAGCAGGTCGGCCCTCAAAGCGAAACTTTTTGAAGGTAAAGAGGGAATCTGCTTTATCCACGGAGATACGGTTTCAACCCTTCTTTCATGTCTTATTGCAAAAAGGGCAGGTCAGAAAGTGGCTCACGTTGAAGCAGGCCTGAGGAGTCACAACTATCTACACCCCTTCCCGGAGGAGATCGTGAGAGTCATGGTTATGCGCATGGCCGACATCCTCTTCGCTCCATCCCCAAGCGCCATGGAAAACCTTCAGAAAATGGGATTGGACCACAAGTCGCATCTACTACCGGGCAACACAAACATCGACACCATGCGGATCACCCTCAGTCGTCCGCAGGGTGAGATCCCAAATGTACCGAAAGAATATTCCCTGGCCACAATCCATCGTTTGGAAACCCTGTACAGCCAAAAAAAAATGCGCTTGATGGTAGACACACTCATTGAAGCAAACAGTACCGTTCCTCTGGCCTTCATCATGCACCCCCCCACGATAAAGCGTCTTAAAAAATACAACCTCCAAAGTCGGCTGACTGCTGCCGGGATCATTACCCTGCCGCTTATGGACCACTCAACATTCCTACACCTGCTGAAAAATGCCCGGTTCGTGATCACAGACGGCGGCAGTATCCAGGAAGAGATGTCCTACCTGGGGGTTCCTTGTCTACTTCTTCGTAAAACTACGGAGAGGGAAGAGGGAATAGGCAGGAACGTTGTTCTCTCGGGCATGGATATATCCAAAGTCAGAAACTTTCTTCATCGGTTCGGGGACTATCGCCATGTGAGCCTGCCTAATGCACTGCTGAGCCCCAGCGCCTGTATTGCAGATGTCATCTCGGACCTTTCAGCCCTGGATGGTTGA
- a CDS encoding tetratricopeptide repeat protein — MNIPDKIKQLSSKQQIFLGVIFICAAILVAYSNSFTADWHYDDFHHIKENINIRKASNIPIFFKDPSTFSRNPQTAMYRPLLMTTHAINYQLGILTSRDGYNVVWYHVTNFLFHLLASIGVFFATRWLFTHRIALRGVSPTFIATFSGVLFGLHTINTETIVYVSSRSSGMSAMFTFWAFYLYLKGSDERTRALPLIFSGVLYACGLLSKEIAITLPAMLIYYEFLLNSRWMAGKGISDTLKTLTVRMIPYGLSAAGFLFLRNIFNKENLVEILTAKGGTAAAPNLTAQLATQSRAWVFYIREWLLPTGLSIDKPFAVSRSFADGKVLISVLLIALIIAAAWLVRKKHPAVTLGVFWWFTALIPTTIFRLNVPVNDHRLYLSGLGAVLVFTYIASRLYIRFRGDGGYYYKGFVALCLATLLLMGMGTLKRNMAFATEETMWKDVILKDRKSVRGYNNLGIYYEQHGEWDKALAHYQQTIKLAPMFPNPYINIGNVYHKKKEYENAEKWMKRAIQLDPKSALANYNLGNILREAGKTDEAISVYTRALQLNPRYIEAANNLANIYFKKRNYPEAITYYEKALFIDPTFAMSYYNIALANENLGQFNEALVNYQNFMRYWLGDPKYKNLAARKLSELGKRINR; from the coding sequence ATGAACATCCCTGACAAGATCAAACAGCTATCATCGAAGCAACAGATATTCCTGGGAGTGATTTTCATCTGTGCAGCGATCCTTGTGGCTTACTCAAACAGTTTCACTGCGGATTGGCACTACGACGATTTTCACCACATCAAGGAAAACATCAACATCCGCAAGGCTTCAAACATCCCTATCTTCTTCAAAGACCCATCGACGTTCAGTCGCAACCCACAGACGGCCATGTACAGGCCACTTCTAATGACTACCCATGCAATCAATTACCAGTTGGGGATACTAACCTCCCGTGACGGCTACAATGTTGTCTGGTATCACGTCACTAATTTTCTCTTTCACCTCCTTGCATCCATCGGTGTCTTTTTTGCGACGCGTTGGCTTTTCACTCACCGAATTGCACTCAGGGGTGTAAGCCCGACTTTCATTGCCACTTTTTCCGGTGTTTTATTTGGCCTCCACACAATAAATACGGAAACCATAGTCTACGTGTCCTCCCGTTCCTCTGGCATGTCAGCCATGTTCACTTTCTGGGCCTTTTATCTCTACCTGAAGGGATCTGATGAAAGGACAAGAGCCTTACCGCTCATTTTTTCCGGCGTTTTATACGCCTGCGGTCTCCTGTCCAAGGAGATCGCCATCACCCTGCCGGCGATGCTCATTTATTACGAGTTCCTCCTCAACAGCAGGTGGATGGCTGGAAAAGGGATATCGGATACTTTAAAAACCCTTACCGTTCGTATGATCCCCTATGGACTATCAGCAGCCGGATTTCTTTTCTTACGCAACATCTTTAATAAAGAGAACCTCGTTGAGATTCTGACTGCCAAGGGCGGCACCGCGGCCGCCCCTAACCTCACTGCCCAACTGGCCACACAGTCCCGTGCCTGGGTTTTCTACATCAGGGAGTGGCTCCTGCCCACCGGGCTTTCCATCGACAAACCGTTTGCCGTGAGCAGGAGTTTCGCCGACGGAAAGGTTCTTATCAGTGTGCTGCTCATCGCTCTGATCATTGCAGCGGCCTGGTTAGTCCGGAAAAAACATCCTGCTGTGACATTGGGAGTGTTCTGGTGGTTCACCGCTCTTATACCCACAACGATCTTTCGCCTCAACGTACCGGTCAACGACCACCGTCTTTACCTTTCTGGCCTGGGGGCCGTTCTCGTGTTCACATACATCGCCAGTCGCCTCTATATCAGGTTCCGAGGAGATGGCGGATACTACTACAAAGGGTTTGTCGCACTATGTCTCGCTACTCTGCTCCTCATGGGCATGGGTACTTTAAAACGTAACATGGCTTTCGCCACCGAAGAGACCATGTGGAAAGACGTCATTCTCAAGGACCGCAAATCGGTACGGGGATACAACAACCTGGGCATCTACTACGAGCAGCACGGAGAGTGGGACAAGGCCCTGGCCCACTACCAGCAAACGATCAAGCTGGCCCCCATGTTTCCCAACCCCTACATCAATATCGGGAACGTGTACCACAAGAAGAAGGAGTACGAGAACGCCGAGAAGTGGATGAAACGGGCCATCCAGCTGGACCCGAAGTCGGCCCTGGCCAATTACAACCTCGGGAACATCCTGAGGGAAGCAGGGAAAACGGATGAAGCTATTTCCGTTTACACGAGAGCGCTGCAATTGAACCCCCGATACATCGAGGCAGCCAACAACCTGGCGAATATCTACTTCAAGAAGCGTAACTACCCCGAAGCCATAACGTATTATGAAAAGGCGCTGTTCATAGACCCGACCTTCGCCATGTCCTACTATAACATTGCTCTTGCCAACGAGAACCTGGGCCAGTTTAATGAAGCCCTGGTCAACTACCAGAACTTCATGCGTTACTGGCTGGGGGATCCGAAATACAAGAATCTGGCTGCGAGGAAACTTTCCGAACTGGGCAAACGTATCAACCGGTAA
- a CDS encoding GIY-YIG nuclease family protein encodes MERRPCVYIMASRNNGTLYVGVTSDLINRVWEHRNGVVSGFTKKYGVDRLVWFELYPDMPGAIRKEKLLKRWRRAWKVQLIEKQNPDWVDLYDTLL; translated from the coding sequence ATGGAGCGTCGGCCGTGTGTTTATATAATGGCCAGTCGGAATAATGGAACCTTGTACGTGGGGGTGACATCAGATCTTATCAATAGAGTCTGGGAGCACAGGAACGGTGTTGTGTCCGGTTTTACAAAAAAATACGGGGTTGACAGGCTTGTCTGGTTCGAGCTGTATCCTGACATGCCTGGTGCCATCCGAAAGGAAAAATTGCTGAAAAGATGGAGACGTGCCTGGAAAGTTCAACTTATCGAAAAGCAGAACCCGGATTGGGTCGACCTTTATGACACGCTTTTGTAA